In Thunnus albacares chromosome 10, fThuAlb1.1, whole genome shotgun sequence, a single window of DNA contains:
- the LOC122989799 gene encoding uncharacterized protein LOC122989799 — protein sequence MAQLSSLHVSVGILGISGGSLLLLVNNYASSPEKGFIPYTALGILLLIIAALLAYAGIRRSLSHAQLFSSVCLTISALWCGSGLVYILAGQGVLKPTELRSSLIPGLAAFTLALLLIGSVALVVKKVVLCLIAVCISLACAHQIAGLSASGFGQSATAANYLLVCLVGVYFGFGRLLSIVTHGKVEPPGTGLKRKDELKTGQKQECSDAVSVGLVMNLLSASVLACPLLGVVPQLFVGHVPWLWTAGVFQLGMCVLFYRAMDTLAATFYGFTALLRFAEGYSALLSFYKVEPFSPVPFPVVFSVLFFILALFSCQKSLLEGFYQLFFSAYCIAIAAQPRGFFQGGTQGVQAAIFVASAIMLLITAFNMVSTKMIPTGQGYFKALVTRTRGLTLRAHDKELHAPHLGYSKYADAEVLGHACSVLAAFAVTATIGDRNPLSVLVLPWVVVAGGALQLLCGSVAFSRGKTFESTVFIVYGVMWTVWGLTRYGGLYGDTRGFNVAVGIICFMLFNCLVTVAALFLNVAWFVYAFTFQLILISFLLDAVGALPYGYDIGVTIIFGLVSFYCFLAHIFNSTFQTPQIPLGKPLVKLSGVGGGADICPHVPARKASSVQQIAEIMKNGGICGMPTDTVYVLVAACNRPDAVVKAYKVKKQAQDRPMSLWISSIKQLEPVRHLLSPLLLDFMEAAWPSSISMVIPRGPWMDTFGLGEAAKHIGTPQSIAIRNPDCSVATHLINLVGPIAVTSANPTGEADTTHHNQVYAKLGNKVDGVLCDGASPENIASTVVDCTKIETGNIGFFRVGLIPKSKVLQIFEEVQRRHRQGQTNPAFEYDINLPDTQKDRGSGEDNAAESGRGSGSSTPRTNSPDQSPVLRNE from the exons ATGGCTCAACTCAGCTCACTGCATGTGTCCGTGGGCATACTGGGCATCTCTGGCG GTTCTCTCCTGCTTTTGGTGAACAACTATGCCAGCTCTCCTGAAAAAGGCTTCATCCCCTATACTGCACTGGGGATTCTGCTCCTCATCATCGCTGCCCTCTTAGCTTATGCAG GTATCCGTCGCAGTTTGTCCCACGCCcagctgttttcctctgtgtgtctgactatctctgctctgtggtgTGGTTCAGGCCTGGTGTACATCCTGGCAGGGCAGGGGGTGCTAAAGCCCACAGAGCTAAGATCCTCTTTGATCCCCGGCCTGGCAGCGTTTACATTAGCCCTGCTCCTCATAGGCAGTGTGGCACTCGTGGTAAAGAAAGTAGTTCTGTGTCTCATAGCTGTCTGCATTAGCTTAGCTTGTGCCCACCAAATTGCCGGTCTGTCAGCTTCAGGTTTCGGCCAGTCTGCCACAGCTGCTAACTACCTCCTTGTCTGTCTGGTGGGTGTTTACTTTGGTTTTGGACGTCTGCTGTCCATCGTCACTCATGGTAAAGTGGAACCTCCAGGAACTGGCCTGAAGAGAAAAGATGAGCTGAAAACAGGGCAGAAGCAGGAGTGTAGTGATGCAGTGTCAGTGGGTCTGGTGATGAACTTACTGTCAGCCTCTGTGTTAGCCTGTCCTCTGTTAGGTGTGGTCCCTCAGCTCTTTGTCGGTCACGTCCCCTGGCTGTGGACAGCTGGAGTCTTCCAGCTTGGCATGTGTGTCCTCTTCTACCGAGCCATGGACACACTAGCTGCTACTTTTTATGGCTTCACTGCTCTCCTGAGATTTGCAGAGGGCTACAGTGCTCTCCTATCATTCTACAAAGTGGAGCCTTTCTCCCCGGTTCCCTTCCCTGTCGTCTTCTCTGTGCTTTTCTTCATCCTGGCTCTGTTTAGTTGTCAGAAGAGTTTGCTGGAGGGGTTCTACCAGTTGTTCTTTTCAGCGTATTGTATTGCCATTGCAGCCCAGCCTCGAGGCTTCTTCCAAGGAGGCACTCAGGGAGTACAGGCAGCTATATTTGTAGCCTCTGCCATCATGCTTTTAATTACCGCATTCAATATGGTCTCTACTAAAATGATTCCCACAGGGCAGGGCTATTTCAAGGCTTTAGTAACTAGGACGCGGGGTCTCACTCTCAGAGCCCATGATAAAGAGCTCCATGCACCTCACCTGGGCTACTCCAAATATGCAGACGCAGAAGTGTTAGGCCACGCCTGCAGTGTACTGGCTGCTTTTGCTGTCACAGCCACAATTGGTGACAGAAATCCTCTGTCTGTGCTGGTACTGCCCTGGGTGGTGGTGGCTGGTGGGGCACTTCAGCTGCTCTGCGGCTCGGTTGCTTTCTCTCGGGGTAAAACCTTTGAGAGCACAGTTTTTATAGTCTATGGGGTGATGTGGACAGTGTGGGGGTTGACACGATACGGAGGTCTGTACGGTGATACCAGAGGCTTTAATGTGGCCGTCGGGATCATCTGCTTCATGCTGTTTAACTGTTTAGTGACAGTGGCGGCTCTGTTTCTAAATGTTGCCTGGTTTGTCTATGCATTCACCTTCCAACTCATCCTCATTAGCTTCCTGCTGGATGCAGTAGGTGCACTGCCTTATGGTTATGACATAGGAGTCACCATCATCTTTGGCCTtgttagtttttattgttttttggcTCACATTTTCAACAGCACCTTCCAGACCCCCCAGATCCCCTTAGGAAAACCTTTAGTGAAGCTGAGTGGGGTTGGAGGAGGGGCAGATATCTGTCCTCATGTGCCGGCCCGCAAGGCTTCATCTGTCCAACAGATTGCAG AAATCATGAAAAATGGTGGCATATGTGGAATGCCTACAGACACTGTCTATGTGCTGGTGGCAGCTTGCAACAGGCCAGATGCAGTTGTCAAAGCTTACAA GGTGAAGAAGCAGGCGCAGGACCGACCCATGTCCCTGTGGATCTCTTCCATCAAGCAGCTGGAGCCGGTCCGACATCTGCTGAGCCCTCTGCTCCTGGACTTCATGGAGGCCGCGTGGCCCTCCTCCATCAGCATGGTCATACCCAgag GCCCATGGATGGACACCTTTGGTTTAGGAGAAGCTGCCAAACACATAGGGACTCCACAAAGCATCGCTATCAGGAACCCAGACTGCTCTGTGGCCACACACCTCATTAACCTG GTGGGGCCCATCGCTGTGACCTCAGCCAACCCTACAGGCGAGGCAGACACAACTCACCACAACCAAGTTTATGCCAAGCTGGGCAACAAG GTGGACGGGGTGTTATGTGATGGAGCCTCGCCAGAGAACATTGCATCCACTGTGGTTGACTGCACAAAGattgaaacaggaaacattGGTTTCTTCAGAGTTGGTCTCATTCCTAAATCCAAG GTTCTTCAGATTTTTGAGGAGGTTCAGAGGCGGCACAGACAAGGGCAGACGAATCCTGCTTTTGAATATGATATAAATCTGCCAGATACACAAAAGGACAGAGGTTCAGGAGAGGACAATGCAGCAGAGTCGGGAAGAGGAAGTGGAAGCTCAACACCACGCACTAATTCCCCTGATCAAAGTCCAGTCCTTAGAAATGAGTAA
- the LOC122989800 gene encoding glutamine amidotransferase-like class 1 domain-containing protein 3A, mitochondrial, translated as MVKRVAVILSGCGVYDGTEVHEASAVLVHLSRAGAEVKMFAPNVAQMHVVNHCEGKPTEEKRNVLQESARIARGDVTDLAKLDVSAFDAAIIPGGFGVAKNLSDWAVKNKDCTIQPQLEKIIKAFHKAGKPLGMCCISPVLAAKVLPGCELTLGQDKECEKWPYAQTAGAVKTMGCKHVNTDVEQAHVDVKNKLVTTSAFMCNAPIHKVFDGVGAMVRETLGLSH; from the exons ATGGTGAAGCGTGTTGCAGTTATTCTCTCCGGCTGTGGAGTCTATGATGGCACAGAGGTCCACGAAGCCTCCGCTGTCCTCGTCCATCTGAGTCGTGCCGGAGCAGAA GTGAAGATGTTTGCTCCAAATGTAGCTCAGATGCATGTTGTAAACCACTGTGAGGGGAAACctacagaggagaaaagaaacgTCCTGCAAGAAAGTGCCCGTATTGCCCGGGGTGACGTGACTGATCTGGCCAAGTTGGATGTTTCAGCATTCGATGCTGCCATCATCCCAG GGGGTTTTGGTGTGGCCAAGAACCTGAGTGACTGGGCAGTGAAGAATAAGGACTGCACCATCCAGCCACAACTGGAGAAGATCATCAAGGCTTTCCACAAAGCCGGAAAGCCGCTGGGCATGTGCTGCATCTCCCCCGTCCTCGCTGCCAAAGTCCTGCCTGGCTGCGAGCTCACTTTGGGACAGGACAAAGAGTGTGAAAA GTGGCCATATGCCCAGACAGCCGGGGCTGTAAAGACGATGGGCTGCAAACATGTGAATACAGATGTGGAGCAAGCTCACGTTGATGTCAAAAACAAGCTGGTCACCACCAGTGCCTTCATGTGCAATGCTCCCATTCATAAAGTTTTTGATGGAGTAGGTGCCATGGTGAGAGAGACACTTGGCTTAAGTCACTAA
- the si:ch211-153b23.5 gene encoding glutamine amidotransferase-like class 1 domain-containing protein 3A, mitochondrial: protein MVKRVAVILSGCGVYDGTEVHEASAVLVHLSRAGAEVKMFAPNVAQMHVVNHCEGKPTEEKRNVLQESARIARGDVTDLAKLDVSAFDAAIIPGGFGVAKNLSDWAVKNKDCTIQPQLEKIIKAFHKAGKPLGMCCISPVLAAKVLPGCELTLGQDKECEKWPYAQTAGAVKTMGCKHVNTDVEQAHVDVKNKLVTTSAFMCNAPIHKVFDGVGAMVRETLGLSH, encoded by the exons ATGGTGAAGCGTGTTGCAGTTATTCTCTCAGGCTGTGGAGTCTATGATGGCACAGAGGTCCACGAAGCCTCCGCTGTCCTCGTCCATCTGAGTCGTGCTGGAGCAGAA GTGAAGATGTTTGCTCCAAATGTAGCTCAGATGCATGTTGTAAACCACTGTGAGGGGAAACctacagaggagaaaagaaacgTCCTGCAAGAAAGTGCCCGTATTGCCCGGGGTGACGTGACTGATCTGGCCAAGTTGGATGTTTCAGCATTCGATGCTGCCATCATCCCAG GGGGTTTTGGTGTGGCCAAGAACCTGAGTGACTGGGCAGTGAAGAATAAGGACTGCACCATCCAGCCACAACTGGAGAAGATCATCAAGGCTTTCCACAAAGCTGGAAAGCCGCTGGGCATGTGCTGCATCTCCCCCGTCCTCGCTGCCAAAGTCCTGCCTGGCTGCGAGCTCACTTTGGGACAGGACAAAGAGTGTGAAAA GTGGCCATATGCCCAGACAGCCGGGGCTGTAAAGACGATGGGCTGCAAACATGTGAATACAGATGTGGAGCAAGCTCACGTTGATGTCAAAAATAAGCTGGTCACCACCAGTGCCTTCATGTGCAACGCTCCCATTCATAAAGTTTTTGATGGAGTAGGTGCCATGGTGAGAGAGACACTTGGCTTAAGTCACTAA
- the LOC122990450 gene encoding uncharacterized protein LOC122990450, with protein sequence MAQLQSLHMSVGMLGISAGSLLLLVNNYASSPEKGFIPYTALGILLLIIAALLAYAGIRRSLSHAQLFSSVCLTISALWCGSGLVYILAGQGVLKPTELRSSLIPGLAAFTLALLLIGSVALVVKKVVLCLIAVCISLACAHQIAGLSASGFGQSATAANYLLVCLVGVYFGFGRLLSIVTHGKVEPPGTGLKRKDELKTGQKQECSDAVSVGLVMNLLSASVLACPLLGVVPQLFVGHVPWLWTAGVFQLGMCVLFYRAMDTLAATFYGFTALLRFAEGYSALLSFYKVEPFSPVPFPVVFSVLFFILALFSCQKSLLEGFYQLFFSAYCIAIAAQPRGFFQGGTQGVQAAIFVASAIMLLITAFNMVSTKMIPTGQGYFKALVTRTRGLTLRAHDKELHAPHLGYSKYADAEVLGHACSVLAAFAVTATIGDRNPLSVLVLPWVVVAGGALQLLCGSVAFSRGKTFESTVFIVYGVMWTVWGLTRYGGLYGDTRGFNVAVGIICFMLFNCLVTVAALFLNVAWFVYAFTFQLILISFLLDAVGALPYGYDIGVTIIFGLVSFYCFLAHIFNSTFQTPQIPLGKPLVKLSGVGGGADICPHVPARKASSVQQIAEIMKNGGICGMPTDTVYVLVAACNRPDAVVKAYKVKKQAQDRPMSLWISSIKQLEPVRHLLSPLLLDFMEAAWPSSISMVIPRGPWMDTFGLGEAAKHIGTPQSIAIRNPDCTVATHLINLVGPIAVTSANPTGEADTTHHNQVYAKLGNKVDGVLCDGASPENIASTVVDCTKIETGNIGFFRVGLIPKSKVLQIFEEVQRRHRQGQTNPAFIYDINLPDTQRDRGSEEDNAASESESERRNGNSTPCTDSPDQSPVLRNESMHRFNMLPAASDIHKELSNETS encoded by the exons ATGGCACAACTACAGTCGCTGCATATGTCCGTGGGCATGTTGGGCATCTCTGCCG GTTCCCTCCTGCTTTTGGTGAACAACTATGCCAGCTCTCCTGAAAAAGGCTTCATCCCCTATACTGCACTGGGGATTCTGCTCCTCATCATCGCTGCCCTCTTAGCTTATGCAG GTATCCGTCGCAGTTTGTCCCACGCCcagctgttttcctctgtgtgtctgactatctctgctctgtggtgTGGTTCAGGCCTGGTGTACATCCTGGCAGGGCAGGGGGTGCTAAAGCCCACAGAGCTAAGATCCTCTTTGATCCCCGGCCTGGCAGCGTTTACATTAGCCCTGCTCCTCATAGGCAGTGTGGCACTCGTGGTAAAGAAAGTAGTTCTGTGTCTCATAGCTGTCTGCATTAGCTTAGCTTGTGCCCACCAAATTGCCGGTCTGTCAGCTTCAGGTTTCGGCCAGTCTGCCACAGCTGCTAACTACCTCCTTGTCTGTCTGGTGGGTGTTTACTTTGGTTTTGGACGTCTGCTGTCCATCGTCACTCATGGTAAAGTGGAACCTCCAGGAACTGGCCTGAAGAGAAAAGATGAGCTGAAAACAGGGCAGAAGCAGGAGTGTAGTGATGCAGTGTCAGTGGGTCTGGTGATGAACTTACTGTCAGCCTCTGTGTTAGCCTGTCCTCTGTTAGGTGTGGTCCCTCAGCTCTTTGTCGGTCACGTCCCCTGGCTGTGGACAGCTGGAGTCTTCCAGCTCGGCATGTGTGTCCTCTTCTACCGAGCCATGGACACACTAGCTGCTACTTTTTACGGCTTCACTGCTCTCCTGAGATTTGCAGAGGGCTACAGTGCTCTCCTATCATTCTACAAAGTGGAGCCTTTCTCCCCGGTTCCCTTCCCTGTCGTCTTCTCTGTGCTTTTCTTCATCCTGGCTCTGTTTAGTTGTCAGAAGAGTTTGCTGGAGGGGTTCTACCAGTTGTTCTTTTCAGCGTATTGTATTGCCATTGCAGCCCAGCCTCGAGGCTTCTTCCAAGGAGGCACTCAGGGAGTACAGGCAGCTATATTTGTAGCCTCTGCCATCATGCTTTTAATTACCGCATTCAATATGGTCTCTACTAAAATGATTCCCACAGGGCAGGGCTATTTCAAGGCTTTAGTAACCAGGACGCGGGGTCTCACTCTCAGAGCCCATGATAAAGAGCTCCATGCACCTCACCTGGGCTACTCCAAATATGCAGACGCAGAAGTGTTAGGCCACGCCTGCAGTGTACTGGCTGCTTTTGCTGTCACAGCCACAATTGGTGACAGAAATCCTCTGTCTGTGCTGGTACTGCCCTGGGTGGTGGTGGCTGGTGGGGCACTTCAGCTGCTCTGCGGCTCGGTTGCTTTCTCTCGGGGTAAAACCTTTGAGAGCACAGTTTTTATAGTCTATGGGGTGATGTGGACAGTGTGGGGGTTGACACGATACGGAGGTCTGTACGGTGATACCAGAGGCTTTAATGTGGCCGTCGGGATCATCTGCTTCATGCTGTTTAACTGTTTAGTGACAGTGGCGGCTCTGTTTCTAAATGTTGCCTGGTTTGTCTATGCATTCACCTTCCAACTCATCCTCATTAGCTTCCTGCTGGATGCAGTAGGTGCACTGCCTTATGGTTATGACATAGGAGTCACCATCATCTTTGGCCTtgttagtttttattgttttttggcTCACATTTTCAACAGCACCTTCCAGACCCCCCAGATCCCCTTAGGAAAACCTTTAGTGAAGCTGAGTGGGGTTGGAGGAGGGGCAGATATCTGTCCTCATGTGCCGGCCCGCAAGGCTTCATCTGTCCAACAGATTGCAG AAATCATGAAAAATGGTGGCATATGTGGAATGCCTACAGACACTGTCTATGTGCTGGTGGCAGCTTGCAACAGGCCAGATGCGGTTGTCAAAGCTTACAA GGTGAAGAAGCAGGCGCAGGACCGACCCATGTCCCTGTGGATCTCTTCCATCAAGCAGCTGGAGCCGGTCCGACATCTGCTGAGCCCTCTGCTCCTGGACTTCATGGAGGCCGCGTGGCCCTCCTCCATCAGCATGGTCATACCCAgag GCCCATGGATGGACACCTTTGGTTTAGGAGAAGCTGCCAAACACATAGGGACTCCACAAAGCATCGCTATCAGGAACCCAGACTGCACTGTGGCCACACACCTCATTAACCTG GTGGGGCCCATTGCTGTGACCTCAGCCAACCCTACAGGCGAGGCAGACACAACTCACCACAACCAAGTTTACGCCAAGCTGGGCAACAAG GTGGACGGGGTGTTATGTGATGGAGCCTCGCCAGAGAACATTGCATCCACTGTGGTTGACTGCACAAAGattgaaacaggaaacattGGTTTCTTCAGAGTTGGTCTCATTCCTAAATCCAAG GTTCTTCAGATCTTTGAGGAGGTTCAGAGGCGGCACAGACAAGGGCAGACGAATCCTGCttttatatatgatataaatCTGCCAGatacacaaagagacagaggtTCAGAAGAGGACAATGCAGCGTCAGAATCAGAGTcagaaagaagaaatggaaaCTCAACACCGTGCACTGATTCCCCTGATCAAAGTCCAGTTCTTAGAAATGAGTCAATGCATCGCTTCAACATGCTGCCTGCTGCATCAGACATTCACAAAGAGCTGTCAAATGAAACCTCTTAA
- the si:ch211-153b23.3 gene encoding uncharacterized protein si:ch211-153b23.3: MTTLDGFPASFYGEPGVLGMLSNGISAFLVLLQNFSTAHTGIAPQGVENILAGVHLILIGGICQLLAGLLSFRKYDHLSGTAFIGYAALWGSYGATRIYFGAVAETPTTETNVSSNMLLNDTTEAPVCYLCLSIKESAVAGLVPYILLSFLLAFCSATVNYIMPFVFGAITATLVFEAVVLMAGSWALVVSGIFELLILIFAIYGSAALLVKGLTQRLALKGFGTPLFNVLLLGTTNSASTQSTGQEKKKNTKYAEPMALGFFSDTVAPFIFAFYSFGYMKSFGLGAAWVSIVSVAQLFSSYYAHLRHDCYHTTKFGLHATYWLIKAWDEFVASALIVKDSEVTSGREMMVGDWFFVVAALVLCCGSLNIDVLELIHNMLFVLLTVSTVPQIPLQGYYIFFGVACSLFCATSLYGTFSRLINTIAEKSLIPVGPQPVSTHQLKKALTCGRSEQGDQDVLLQMDHTSDALFYLSNGVAAFSAIQAAVSSTNPSFLHLTVPWVLISGAIIQAYVSRLQVAGAGRFGSVISSIYVVVWATWTWFRFAGKLLQFSTEAAYGFTAGAIALLVINAFLMVIAAYRNLVLLFLTAVMEVVLVCFLLSTLQRLPYQLEVAMLVLLSIICIYGALASMLNCIFSQRVLPMGPPFLKEKMKQETAPELHCPEANSRLTSGLLEIAGLLEKGGVCGIPTDTVYALAASCKNPQAIEKIYNIKDRPAEKPICICISSVEQLVAAKPPFSPLLWEFMRNVYPGGISCIVSKGDWLFKLGVGPAYDRVGTNNSIMIRVPDHTVTGHLCDITGPLAITSANPSGEPDSTHHSMVVNRLGEKIQGVLCDGDSNEVVASTIVNCLRIDEGTITILREGCVPAVKVRQIFDRVRNMMGEC; this comes from the exons ATGACTACATTAGATGGCTTTCCGGCCAGTTTCTATGGCGAGCCGGGAGTTTTAGGCATGTTATCCAATGGGATCAGTGCATTCCTTGTACTTCTACAGAACTTCAGTACAGCACACACTGGCATCGCACCGCAAGGGGTGGAGAACATACTTGCAG gTGTTCATCTCATCCTGATTGGTGGTATATGCCAACTGTTGGCTGGCCTGCTTTCCTTCCGAAAATACGATCATCTGAGTGGCACTGCCTTCATTGGCTATGCTGCTCTTTGGGGCAGTTATGGTGCCACTCGGATTTACTTTGGTGCAGTAGCTGAAACTCCAACAACAGAAACTAACGTATCAAGCAACATGCTGCTGAATGACACCACAGAGGCCCCAGTTTGCTATTTATGTCTGTCCATTAAAGAGTCAGCTGTTGCTGGTCTCGTCCCCTATATCCTTCTGTCCTTTCTCCTCGCCTTTTGCTCTGCCACAGTCAACTACATCATGCCTTTTGTTTTTGGGGCAATCACAGCCACTTTAGTTTTTGAAGCAGTGGTTCTGATGGCAGGTTCTTGGGCTCTGGTGGTCTCTGGTATTTTCGAGTTGCTCATTCTGATCTTCGCCATCTACGGTTCAGCTGCACTGCTTGTCAAAGGTCTGACTCAGCGTCTGGCCCTCAAAGGCTTCGGGACACCCCTCTTCAATGTTCTGTTGCTTGGTACCACCAACTCAGCAAGCACCCAGAGCACTGgccaagagaagaagaaaaacacaaagtatgCAGAGCCAATGGCGTTGGGTTTCTTCAGTGACACTGTTGCACCCTTCATCTTCGCCTTCTACAGCTTTGGGTACATGAAGTCCTTTGGCTTGGGAGCTGCATGGGTGTCAATCGTCTCAGTCGCCCAGCTGTTCTCCAGCTACTATGCCCATTTGCGCCACGATTGCTACCACACTACAAAGTTTGGTCTTCATGCCACATATTGGCTGATCAAGGCTTGGGATGAGTTTGTGGCATCTGCTCTGATTGTGAAGGACAGTGAAGTGACCTCAGGGAGGGAAATGATGGTGGGAGACTGGTTCTTCGTGGTGGCAGCCTTGGTGCTCTGTTGTGGAAGCCTGAACATCGATGTCCTGGAGCTGATCCACAACATGCTCTTCGTCCTGCTGACAGTCTCCACAGTCCCCCAGATCCCTCTCCAGGGATACTACATTTTCTTTGGTGTAGCTTGCTCTCTCTTCTGCGCAACCTCCCTGTATGGTACCTTCTCACGTCTCATCAACACTATAGCAGAGAAGTCTCTCATCCCTGTAGGACCACAGCCTGTCTCCACTCACCAACTGAAGAAGGCTTTGACGTGTGGAAGATCTGAACAGGGAGACCAGGACGTGTTGCTCCAAATGGACCACACTTCAGACGCCCTGTTCTACCTGTCAAATGGGGTTGCAGCTTTCTCGGCTATTCAGGCTGCTGTTTCCAGCACAAACCCCTCCTTCCTTCATCTGACTGTCCCTTGGGTCCTCATCTCTGGAGCTATCATCCAGGCCTATGTCAGCCGGCTGCAAGTCGCAGGAGCAGGCAGATTCGGATCAGTAATCTCATCAATCTATGTGGTAGTATGGGCCACCTGGACCTGGTTTAGGTTTGCAG GTAAACTGCTTCAGTTTTCTACAGAGGCTGCTTACGGTTTTACAGCAGGAGCCATTGCTCTCCTGGTCATTAATGCTTTCCTCATGGTGATTG CTGCCTATAGGAACCTGGTTTTGCTGTTTCTAACAGCAGTCATGGAGGTTGTACTAGTCTGTTTCCTGCTTTCCACCCTTCAGCGACTGCCATACCAGCTAGAAG TGGCCATGCTTGTGCTGCTTTCTATAATTTGTATATATGGAGCTCTGGCGTCAATGTTGAACTGCATCTTCTCACAGAGAGTGTTACCTATGGGCCCTCCCTTCTTAAAG GAGAAAATGAAGCAGGAGACTGCTCCAGAGCTACACTGTCCTGAGGCTAACTCTCGACTCACCAGTGGTCTTCTGGAGATCGCTGGCCTGCTGGAGAAAGGCGGAGTATGTGGCATTCCCACAGACACTGTGTATGCCCTGGCTGCATCCTGCAAGAACCCTCAGGCAATAGAGAAAATCTACAACATTAAA GACAGACCAGCGGAGAAGCCCATCTGTATTTGCATTTCTAGTGTGGAGCAGCTGGTGGCAGCCAAACCTCCCTTCAGTCCTCTGCTCTGGGAGTTTATGAGGAACGTGTATCCTGGAGGCATCAGCTGCATAGTGAGCAAAGGAGACTGGCTGTTCAAACTGG GAGTGGGACCAGCTTATGACCGTGTTGGTACCAACAACAGCATCATGATCCGTGTCCCTGACCACACTGTGACTGGCCACCTATGTGACATCACTGGACCCCTTGCCATTACCTCAGCCAATCCCAGTGGAGAGCCAGACAGCACCCACCACAGCATGGTCGTCAA CCGACTAGGAGAGAAGATCCAAGGGGTTCTGTGCGATGGGGATTCTAATGAAGTTGTTGCTTCCACTATAGTCAACTGCCTGAGGATTGATGAAG GGACAATCACCATTTTGAGAGAAGGCTGTGTCCCTGCAGTAAAAGTCCGACAGATCTTTGACAGAGTGAGAAACATGATGGGTGAATGTTAG